A single window of Streptomyces aquilus DNA harbors:
- a CDS encoding glycosyltransferase family 2 protein: MTQPDVTVVIGAYEAMPYLVECLASVEAQTLDHARIEVIAVDDGSTDGTGECLEQFAARVDMPVTVIRQDNSGGPSGPRNVGLDKAAGRYVFFLDADDRLGPEALQRMVAMADRNGTDVVLGRVEGINRKPPQSMWGRTLERTDVWSSNIKFTLSAQKLFRRELLNRHSMRFDESLWTGEDALFTMEAYLRADGVSLIDDYTCYYLVGREDGKHVTRSGSYTLRFDSARALTTLIADMLPPGPRRDMLMVRPFVVTLLPQFGPKYLKDSEKVRRHKFELAKPLLDAYWTDEVARRLRVEERLRMHAVAEQRPELLLDLLEFQRAKKEPEALLEKRGRRVYFAYPHFRDTAVGIPDALYLAEPREARAVPGYREGGLDSFMRRAVRKARRALPSRSRDVRPAAAA, from the coding sequence GTGACCCAGCCTGATGTGACCGTGGTCATCGGCGCCTACGAAGCGATGCCCTACCTCGTCGAGTGCCTCGCCTCCGTCGAGGCCCAGACCCTCGACCACGCCCGCATCGAGGTCATCGCGGTCGACGACGGCTCCACGGACGGCACGGGGGAGTGCCTGGAGCAGTTCGCGGCCCGCGTCGACATGCCGGTCACCGTCATCCGCCAGGACAACTCCGGCGGCCCCAGCGGCCCGCGCAACGTCGGCCTGGACAAGGCCGCCGGGCGGTACGTGTTCTTCCTCGACGCCGACGACCGGCTCGGCCCCGAAGCGCTTCAGCGGATGGTCGCGATGGCCGACCGCAACGGCACGGACGTGGTGCTCGGCCGCGTCGAGGGCATCAACCGCAAGCCGCCGCAGTCCATGTGGGGGCGGACGCTGGAGCGCACCGACGTCTGGTCGTCCAACATCAAGTTCACGCTGAGCGCGCAGAAACTGTTCCGCCGCGAGCTGCTGAACCGTCACAGCATGCGCTTCGACGAGTCGCTGTGGACCGGCGAGGACGCCCTGTTCACCATGGAGGCCTATCTGCGGGCCGACGGCGTCTCCCTCATCGACGACTACACCTGCTACTACCTGGTGGGCCGCGAGGACGGCAAGCACGTGACGAGGAGCGGGAGTTACACCCTGCGCTTCGACTCCGCACGCGCCCTGACGACCCTCATCGCCGACATGCTCCCGCCGGGCCCGCGCCGCGACATGCTCATGGTCCGCCCGTTCGTCGTCACCCTGCTCCCGCAGTTCGGCCCCAAATACCTCAAGGACAGCGAGAAGGTACGACGGCACAAGTTCGAGCTGGCGAAGCCGCTGCTCGACGCGTACTGGACCGACGAGGTCGCCCGCCGGCTGCGGGTCGAGGAGCGGCTGCGGATGCACGCGGTGGCCGAGCAGCGCCCCGAACTCCTCCTGGACCTCCTGGAGTTCCAGCGGGCCAAGAAGGAGCCCGAGGCGCTGCTGGAGAAGCGCGGCCGGCGGGTGTACTTCGCCTACCCGCACTTCCGGGACACCGCCGTCGGCATCCCGGACGCCCTCTACCTCGCCGAGCCCCGCGAGGCCCGCGCCGTCCCGGGCTACCGGGAGGGCGGGCTCGACTCGTTCATGCGACGGGCGGTGCGCAAGGCACGCCGGGCGCTGCCGTCGCGGTCCCGGGACGTCAGGCCGGCTGCGGCGGCGTGA
- a CDS encoding CDP-glycerol glycerophosphotransferase family protein, whose amino-acid sequence MITRAIRVARVGSAAELAAAALMILGFPVLMLAALVPSVPAFAAAAAVTYLADHYLHRKSSYLINRLSKVRAGLSIRFLIRQLLLILLLARLDLADGIVFYGAVACFIAFYGLQAPHGALVTLIRNRRRMPVATRNVDLAARIRIPDAPPRRLLNRSAEKMLHLDLFAVVGVLVSGFMDDSLAAFIGIGATIGLGTLYVLALMPYVRGSKIPPNAEKVLAAVDDWLAGYRPETVLYFSGSKDSAYQVNMWLETMEQLDSKPLIILRERAILNNLAPTTVPVICVPGGVHLMNMDLSTVRVALYAANVGKNIHLLRVPTMKHVFIGHGDSDKLASVNPFSKVYDEVWTAGRAGRDRYAIADVGVRDDDIVEVGRPQLAPIQTWQGVPDGRIPTVLYAPTWEGWDGNPGNTSLVLAGENIVKKLIKADPPVRILYKPHPFTGTVSKEAGAAHARITALVEKAAAERATDPRFTADATAQAQAKAELTRIEARIAQLAGNGGEKGDEAEATRDGLVDVAKHEEIARLRAEWNAAYWRSFGTHEHRVITGAEPRLYDCFNVSDAMVSDISSVVSDFIASGKPYAVTDSAELGVEEFKRQNTAVRAATILSNSAAELGELLSAVRDPAGDPLAEDRKELKQYLLGPDEPTSIEQFNTAVADLARKADTRNVGQESRAAASAAEAATTA is encoded by the coding sequence GTGATAACCAGAGCCATTCGCGTCGCCCGGGTGGGCAGTGCGGCCGAGCTGGCCGCGGCGGCCCTCATGATCCTGGGCTTCCCTGTGCTCATGCTGGCCGCGCTCGTCCCGAGCGTTCCCGCCTTCGCGGCCGCGGCCGCAGTGACGTACCTGGCGGACCACTATCTGCATCGCAAGAGCAGCTATCTGATCAACCGCCTGAGCAAGGTGCGCGCGGGTCTGTCGATCCGCTTCCTGATCCGGCAGCTGCTGTTGATCCTGCTGCTGGCTCGCCTGGATCTCGCGGACGGCATCGTCTTCTACGGCGCGGTCGCCTGCTTCATCGCGTTCTACGGCCTCCAGGCCCCGCACGGCGCCCTGGTCACCCTGATCCGCAACCGCCGCCGGATGCCGGTCGCCACCCGTAACGTCGACCTGGCCGCCCGGATCCGCATCCCGGACGCCCCGCCGCGCCGCCTGCTCAACCGCTCCGCGGAGAAGATGCTGCACCTCGACCTGTTCGCCGTCGTCGGCGTGCTGGTCTCGGGGTTCATGGACGACAGCCTCGCGGCGTTCATCGGCATCGGCGCGACGATAGGGCTGGGCACCCTGTACGTCCTCGCCCTGATGCCGTACGTCCGCGGCAGCAAGATCCCGCCGAACGCGGAGAAGGTCCTGGCCGCCGTCGACGACTGGCTGGCCGGCTACCGGCCCGAGACGGTGCTGTACTTCTCCGGCTCCAAGGACTCGGCGTACCAGGTCAACATGTGGCTGGAGACCATGGAGCAGCTGGACTCCAAGCCGCTGATCATCCTGCGTGAGCGGGCGATACTGAACAACCTGGCGCCGACCACGGTCCCCGTCATCTGCGTGCCCGGAGGGGTGCACCTGATGAACATGGACCTGTCGACCGTGCGCGTCGCGCTGTACGCGGCGAACGTCGGCAAGAACATCCACCTGCTGCGCGTCCCGACCATGAAGCACGTCTTCATCGGCCACGGCGACAGCGACAAGCTGGCCAGCGTCAACCCGTTCAGCAAGGTGTACGACGAGGTGTGGACCGCCGGCCGCGCGGGCCGCGACCGCTACGCCATCGCCGACGTCGGTGTCCGCGACGACGACATCGTGGAGGTCGGCCGCCCGCAGCTGGCGCCGATCCAGACCTGGCAGGGCGTGCCCGACGGACGTATCCCGACCGTCCTGTACGCGCCCACCTGGGAGGGCTGGGACGGCAACCCCGGCAACACCTCCCTGGTGCTGGCCGGCGAGAACATCGTCAAGAAGCTGATCAAGGCCGACCCGCCGGTCCGCATCCTGTACAAGCCGCACCCCTTCACGGGCACGGTCAGCAAGGAGGCGGGCGCCGCGCACGCGCGCATCACCGCGCTGGTCGAGAAGGCCGCCGCCGAGCGCGCCACGGACCCCCGCTTCACGGCGGACGCGACCGCCCAGGCGCAGGCCAAGGCCGAGCTGACCCGCATCGAGGCTCGGATCGCCCAGCTGGCCGGCAACGGCGGCGAGAAGGGCGACGAGGCCGAGGCCACCCGTGACGGCCTGGTCGACGTGGCCAAGCACGAGGAGATCGCCCGGCTGCGCGCCGAGTGGAACGCCGCCTACTGGCGCTCCTTCGGCACCCACGAGCACCGCGTCATCACCGGCGCCGAGCCGCGGCTGTACGACTGCTTCAACGTCTCCGACGCGATGGTCTCCGACATCTCCTCCGTGGTCTCCGACTTCATCGCGAGCGGCAAGCCGTACGCGGTGACGGACTCCGCGGAGCTGGGCGTGGAGGAGTTCAAGCGGCAGAACACGGCGGTGCGGGCGGCCACGATCCTGTCCAACAGCGCCGCCGAGCTGGGCGAGCTGCTGAGCGCGGTCCGCGACCCCGCGGGCGACCCGCTGGCCGAGGACCGCAAGGAGCTCAAGCAGTACCTGCTGGGCCCGGACGAGCCCACGTCCATCGAGCAGTTCAACACCGCGGTGGCGGACCTGGCCCGCAAGGCCGACACCCGCAACGTCGGCCAGGAGTCACGGGCGGCGGCCTCAGCCGCGGAGGCCGCGACCACGGCCTGA
- a CDS encoding bifunctional cytidylyltransferase/SDR family oxidoreductase: MSQHIAKPRTTAVILAGGTGQRVGLSIPKQLLKIAGKAVIEHTLTTFENADSIDDIIVLMAPGYVPDIEKIVAKAGFTKVKKIIEGGSTRNETTERAIEALGEGLADGEDLNVLFHDAVRPLLSQRVIDDCVVALERYQAVDVAIPSADTIIVTRTHGQDGEFITEIPDRSRLRRGQTPQAFKLSTIKRAYEVAAGDPNFQATDDCSVVLKYLPDVPIHVVAGDEYNMKVTQPVDVFIADKLFQLASTAAPEQVSEEAYRELLTGRTMVVFGGSYGIGKDIAELAESYGAKVYALGRSTTGTHVENPEEVDDALSKAYAETGRIDYVVNTAGVLRIGKLAETDNATIEEALKVNYLAPVQIARSSYKYLSETKGQLLLYTSSSYTRGRAEYSLYSSTKAAMVNLTQALSDEWAGDGIRVNCVNPERTATPMRTKAFGQEPAGSLLSSEVVARTSLDVLLSELTGHVIDVRQQDPTAAAGKASGFEQALASVLDRQDGVA; this comes from the coding sequence GTGTCCCAGCACATCGCCAAGCCCCGTACCACCGCAGTGATCCTGGCCGGCGGTACCGGTCAGCGCGTGGGTCTCTCGATCCCCAAGCAGCTGCTGAAGATCGCCGGCAAGGCAGTCATCGAGCACACCCTGACCACCTTCGAGAACGCCGACTCGATCGACGACATCATCGTCCTGATGGCGCCGGGCTACGTGCCGGACATAGAGAAGATCGTGGCCAAGGCCGGGTTCACGAAGGTCAAGAAGATCATCGAGGGCGGTTCCACGCGGAACGAGACCACCGAGCGCGCCATCGAGGCGCTCGGCGAGGGCCTGGCCGACGGCGAGGACCTCAACGTCCTGTTCCACGACGCCGTTCGCCCCCTGCTCTCGCAGCGCGTCATCGACGACTGCGTGGTCGCGCTGGAGCGCTACCAGGCCGTCGACGTCGCCATCCCGTCCGCGGACACCATCATCGTGACCCGCACCCACGGCCAGGACGGCGAGTTCATCACCGAGATCCCGGACCGCTCCCGGCTGCGCCGCGGCCAGACGCCGCAGGCCTTCAAGCTGTCCACGATCAAGCGGGCCTACGAGGTCGCCGCCGGCGACCCCAACTTCCAGGCCACGGACGACTGCTCGGTCGTGCTCAAGTACCTGCCGGACGTGCCGATCCACGTCGTCGCGGGCGACGAGTACAACATGAAGGTCACCCAGCCCGTCGACGTCTTCATCGCCGACAAGCTCTTCCAGCTGGCCTCCACCGCCGCGCCCGAGCAGGTCTCCGAGGAGGCCTACCGCGAGCTGCTGACCGGCAGGACCATGGTCGTCTTCGGCGGTTCGTACGGCATCGGCAAGGACATCGCCGAACTCGCCGAGTCCTACGGCGCGAAGGTCTACGCGCTGGGCCGCTCCACCACCGGCACGCACGTCGAGAACCCCGAGGAGGTCGACGACGCGCTGTCCAAGGCGTACGCCGAGACCGGGCGCATCGACTACGTCGTCAACACCGCCGGCGTGCTGCGCATCGGCAAGCTGGCCGAGACCGACAACGCGACCATCGAGGAAGCGCTGAAGGTCAACTACCTGGCCCCGGTGCAGATCGCCCGTTCGTCGTACAAGTACCTGTCCGAGACCAAGGGCCAGCTGCTCCTCTACACCTCCAGCAGCTACACCCGCGGCCGCGCCGAGTACAGCCTCTACTCCTCCACCAAGGCCGCGATGGTGAACCTCACCCAGGCCCTGTCCGACGAGTGGGCCGGTGACGGTATCCGGGTCAACTGCGTGAACCCCGAGCGCACCGCAACTCCGATGCGCACCAAGGCCTTCGGTCAGGAGCCGGCCGGCTCGCTGCTGTCCTCCGAGGTCGTGGCCCGTACGTCGCTGGACGTCCTGCTGTCCGAGCTGACCGGACATGTCATCGACGTCCGCCAGCAGGACCCGACCGCCGCCGCGGGCAAGGCCTCCGGCTTCGAGCAGGCGCTGGCCTCCGTTCTGGACCGTCAGGACGGCGTGGCATAA
- a CDS encoding alkaline phosphatase D family protein: MTGAVSPDRRRFLTAGAAVLGAAASAQLWLPTAARAAETPLPDGVFSLGVTSGDPLPDGIVLWTRLAPDPLNGGGMPDRAVPVEWEIAEDERFRKSVRRGVTQARPEYGHSVHVDVRGLRPGRAYWYRFRTSGQLSPAGRTRTAPHPHSKGGSLRVALASCQNWQHGYFTPYADMLAQDPDFVLFVGDYIYESTPSSTGVRRHEGTGEPYSLVQYRNRYAQYRSDPDLAAMHANAPWVVTFDDHEVDNDFAGEIPQDPDKQTHDAFVARLTAAYQAYYEHMPVRATSVPNGPHIQMYRRLEFGRLARLNVLDTRQFRSDQATTQEGAQDPSLTMLGARQKEWLLDGLHDSPARWNLIASQIMMAETDLKIGEGKLWYYDAWDGYQAERNQLMREFTDVRNPVVFTGDRHLTMVSDLKEDFADPDSDVVGAEFVGTSISSNGDQDQAAFHAQWDPLMADNPHWKLLDAHRGYHLFDIDKHGIDAQVRVVDTVRQPTATASTLAALRVEAGQPGVELA, translated from the coding sequence ATGACCGGAGCTGTTTCGCCCGACCGCCGCCGCTTTCTGACCGCCGGAGCCGCCGTGCTCGGCGCCGCCGCCTCCGCCCAGCTGTGGCTGCCGACCGCCGCCCGGGCAGCCGAAACCCCCCTGCCCGACGGGGTGTTCAGCCTCGGCGTGACCTCCGGTGACCCGCTCCCCGACGGCATCGTGCTGTGGACGCGGCTCGCCCCGGACCCGCTGAACGGGGGCGGCATGCCCGACCGCGCGGTCCCCGTGGAGTGGGAGATCGCCGAGGACGAGCGCTTCAGAAAGTCCGTCCGCCGCGGCGTCACCCAGGCCCGGCCCGAGTACGGGCACAGCGTTCACGTGGATGTACGGGGCCTGCGCCCGGGCCGTGCGTACTGGTACCGCTTCCGCACCAGCGGCCAGCTCTCCCCGGCCGGCCGTACCCGCACCGCCCCGCACCCGCACAGCAAGGGCGGCAGCCTGCGCGTCGCGCTCGCGTCCTGCCAGAACTGGCAGCACGGCTACTTCACCCCGTACGCCGACATGCTCGCCCAGGACCCCGACTTCGTGCTCTTCGTCGGCGACTACATCTACGAGTCGACGCCGTCCTCGACGGGTGTACGCCGCCACGAGGGCACCGGTGAGCCGTACAGCCTGGTCCAGTACCGCAACCGCTACGCCCAGTACCGCAGCGACCCCGACCTCGCCGCGATGCACGCGAACGCGCCCTGGGTCGTCACCTTCGACGACCACGAGGTCGACAACGACTTCGCCGGCGAGATCCCGCAGGACCCCGACAAGCAGACGCACGACGCCTTCGTGGCCCGGCTGACCGCGGCCTACCAGGCGTACTACGAGCACATGCCGGTGCGCGCGACCTCGGTGCCGAACGGGCCGCACATCCAGATGTACCGGCGCCTGGAGTTCGGCCGGCTGGCGCGGCTCAACGTGCTGGACACCCGGCAGTTCCGCAGCGACCAGGCGACCACGCAGGAAGGCGCCCAGGACCCGTCACTGACCATGCTCGGCGCCCGGCAGAAGGAGTGGCTCCTCGACGGGCTGCACGACTCCCCGGCCCGCTGGAACCTCATCGCCTCGCAGATCATGATGGCCGAGACCGACCTCAAGATCGGCGAGGGCAAGCTCTGGTACTACGACGCCTGGGACGGCTACCAGGCCGAACGCAACCAGCTCATGCGGGAGTTCACCGACGTCCGCAACCCGGTCGTCTTCACCGGCGACCGGCACCTGACGATGGTCAGCGACCTCAAGGAGGACTTCGCCGACCCGGACTCCGACGTCGTCGGCGCCGAGTTCGTCGGCACCTCCATCTCCAGCAACGGCGACCAGGACCAGGCCGCCTTCCACGCCCAGTGGGACCCGCTGATGGCGGACAACCCGCACTGGAAGCTGCTCGACGCCCACCGCGGCTACCACCTGTTCGACATCGACAAGCACGGCATCGACGCCCAGGTGAGGGTCGTGGACACGGTCCGGCAGCCGACCGCGACGGCGAGCACGCTGGCCGCGCTGCGGGTGGAAGCGGGACAGCCGGGCGTCGAGCTCGCCTGA
- a CDS encoding FG-GAP-like repeat-containing protein — protein sequence MRGRRGRWGAAVAVVLAVTGAAVPAAADSATTTARLQDDFNGDGYADLAVAAPAATVGGKAKAGYVAVLYGSKNGLTTTGRKVFTQNTAGVPGSAEAGDGFGSALDTADLDGDGYADLVVGVGGEDTSAGVDTGLVEVVWGGAHGLAGGASVASGKAYDQLGAKGRLTVGDVGDDGSPDVVTVANQHDLRVLKGPFARSGAYGGEVLVPDRYDSRVLDLATGDVNGDGRTDVVGAENDADEFDSRRVVYWLGNGTGLNPFTLVYDIDGAGLQGGESLDVGDVNRDGYDDIVVGRAIDGYDSDHDAYLAKGGRIAWIPGTVGGPDGVQAQFLNQDSPSVPGTAEKGDRFGTDVQLGDVDGDGWLDVLTGVPGEDLGTPTDPDAWPDAGAVVVLAGRADGLTGVGSHQVVTQETGNVPGTAEKGDAFGTAVHLGDANGDGLADAAVGAPGENANTGFVWTFRSRASYVVEPGGVPLPATIVAPNGTTAFGNTLLGTTATGARLGTGFAS from the coding sequence CGCGCCGGCGGCGACCGTGGGCGGCAAGGCCAAGGCCGGGTACGTCGCGGTGCTGTACGGGTCGAAGAACGGGCTGACCACCACGGGCCGGAAGGTGTTCACGCAGAACACCGCGGGCGTGCCCGGCAGTGCGGAGGCGGGCGACGGCTTCGGCTCCGCGCTCGACACCGCCGACCTGGACGGCGACGGCTACGCGGACCTGGTGGTCGGCGTGGGAGGTGAGGACACCTCGGCCGGTGTCGACACCGGGCTCGTCGAAGTGGTGTGGGGCGGCGCCCACGGGCTCGCGGGCGGCGCGTCCGTGGCGAGCGGGAAGGCGTACGACCAGCTCGGCGCCAAGGGCCGGCTGACCGTGGGGGACGTCGGCGACGACGGCTCCCCGGACGTGGTGACGGTGGCGAACCAGCACGATCTGCGGGTCCTCAAGGGCCCGTTCGCGCGCTCCGGCGCGTACGGCGGCGAGGTGCTGGTGCCGGACCGGTACGACAGCCGGGTCCTGGACCTGGCCACCGGTGACGTCAACGGCGACGGCCGCACCGACGTCGTCGGCGCCGAGAACGACGCCGACGAGTTCGACTCGCGCCGGGTCGTGTACTGGCTCGGCAACGGGACCGGGCTCAACCCGTTCACGCTGGTGTACGACATCGACGGCGCCGGGCTCCAGGGCGGCGAGAGCCTCGACGTCGGGGACGTGAACCGGGACGGCTACGACGACATCGTGGTGGGCCGGGCGATCGACGGCTACGACAGCGACCACGACGCCTATCTCGCCAAGGGCGGCCGGATCGCCTGGATCCCGGGCACGGTCGGGGGACCGGACGGCGTGCAGGCGCAGTTCCTCAACCAGGACAGCCCCTCCGTGCCCGGCACCGCCGAGAAGGGCGACCGGTTCGGCACCGACGTGCAGCTCGGGGACGTCGACGGGGACGGCTGGCTGGACGTCCTCACCGGGGTGCCCGGCGAGGACCTGGGCACCCCCACCGACCCGGATGCCTGGCCCGACGCGGGTGCCGTGGTCGTGCTCGCCGGCCGGGCCGACGGGCTGACCGGCGTCGGCTCCCACCAGGTGGTCACGCAGGAGACCGGCAACGTGCCGGGCACCGCCGAGAAGGGCGACGCGTTCGGCACGGCCGTCCACCTCGGGGACGCCAACGGCGACGGGCTGGCCGACGCGGCCGTGGGCGCGCCGGGGGAGAACGCGAACACCGGGTTCGTGTGGACCTTCCGCTCCCGGGCGTCGTACGTCGTCGAACCGGGCGGGGTGCCGCTGCCGGCGACGATCGTGGCACCCAACGGCACGACGGCCTTCGGCAACACGCTGCTGGGGACGACGGCGACGGGGGCGCGGCTCGGGACCGGGTTCGCCTCTTGA